From Salinirubellus salinus, the proteins below share one genomic window:
- a CDS encoding winged helix-turn-helix domain-containing protein: MSSSASDGTADVDLVLSVLDDEGSRQLLLAADQHRSAQELADLTGIPNSTVYRKLDRLSEAGLVDEQTMLRTDGKHTTTYRTDFDAIRIAHGGFERFRAEVERAQEEPSERLADLWSQVREET, encoded by the coding sequence ACGGGACCGCAGACGTCGACCTGGTGCTCTCGGTGCTCGACGACGAGGGGTCGCGGCAGTTGCTCCTCGCGGCGGACCAGCACCGCTCGGCACAGGAACTCGCGGACCTGACCGGCATCCCCAACTCAACCGTCTACCGCAAACTCGACCGCCTCTCCGAGGCCGGTCTGGTCGACGAACAGACCATGCTCCGTACCGACGGCAAACACACCACCACGTACCGGACGGACTTCGACGCCATCCGCATCGCCCACGGCGGGTTCGAGCGGTTCCGCGCCGAGGTCGAACGGGCACAGGAGGAGCCGAGTGAGCGACTGGCGGACCTGTGGAGTCAGGTCCGGGAGGAGACCTGA
- a CDS encoding DUF7521 family protein yields the protein MVHPLVVTALKTTTLLFGGLVTFFAFRAYRRTHARPLGLLALGFAIVTLGSLLAGVVDLVSAFDTQTALVVESALTATGFGVIAYSLYARD from the coding sequence ATGGTCCACCCGCTCGTCGTCACAGCGCTGAAGACGACGACACTCCTGTTCGGTGGGCTGGTGACGTTCTTCGCGTTCCGTGCGTACCGACGGACCCACGCGCGACCGCTCGGATTGCTCGCGCTCGGGTTCGCCATCGTCACCCTCGGGAGTCTGCTCGCGGGCGTGGTCGACCTCGTCTCGGCCTTCGACACCCAGACGGCACTCGTCGTCGAGTCGGCGCTGACGGCCACCGGGTTCGGGGTCATCGCCTACTCGCTGTACGCGCGGGACTGA